Proteins encoded together in one Gemmatimonadota bacterium DH-78 window:
- the pta gene encoding phosphate acetyltransferase, with protein sequence MSGFRSTLRSRAAACGGAVVLPEGHDARTLDAAAILHRERLVRPIVLGPGEATRAGLAERGVPEVEVRDPELGSEPLAERLREARSHKGMTIERARSRVSDPLVYGALLVAEGEVDGSVAGADNATASVLRAAFWCVGPDEGIETVSSSFYMIVPDFRGEGEEVLTFTDCAVVEHPTPAQLCDIASAAATARARVVGDTPKVAFLSYSTRGSASGHTIDAMREALALFRERRPEVAADGEFQADAALIPSVGARKAPDSGLAGHANVLVFPDLDAGNIAYKLVQRLGRAGAIGPIVQGLRRPCNDLSRGASVEDIVDVACITVLQALGGSGVAPS encoded by the coding sequence GTGAGCGGATTCCGCAGCACCCTCCGGTCGCGGGCGGCCGCCTGCGGCGGAGCGGTCGTGCTGCCCGAGGGGCACGATGCGCGCACCCTCGACGCGGCCGCGATCCTGCACCGGGAGCGACTCGTCCGGCCGATCGTTCTCGGTCCGGGCGAGGCCACGCGGGCCGGACTGGCGGAGCGCGGGGTGCCCGAGGTGGAGGTGCGCGATCCGGAGCTGGGCTCCGAGCCGCTCGCCGAACGCCTTCGCGAGGCGCGGTCGCACAAGGGCATGACGATCGAGCGCGCCCGCAGTCGGGTCTCCGACCCGCTCGTGTACGGGGCGCTGCTGGTGGCCGAGGGCGAGGTGGACGGTTCGGTCGCGGGCGCCGACAACGCGACCGCGAGCGTGCTGCGGGCCGCCTTCTGGTGCGTGGGGCCGGACGAGGGCATCGAGACGGTGTCGTCGTCGTTCTACATGATCGTGCCCGACTTCCGCGGCGAGGGAGAGGAGGTCCTCACCTTCACCGACTGCGCGGTGGTGGAGCACCCCACCCCGGCGCAGCTGTGCGACATCGCCTCGGCCGCGGCGACGGCGCGCGCCCGCGTCGTGGGCGACACGCCGAAGGTGGCCTTCCTCTCCTACTCCACCCGGGGCAGCGCCTCGGGCCACACCATCGACGCCATGCGCGAAGCGCTCGCGCTCTTCCGCGAGCGCCGGCCCGAGGTGGCGGCGGACGGGGAGTTTCAGGCCGATGCCGCACTGATCCCCTCGGTCGGCGCCCGCAAGGCGCCCGACTCGGGGCTGGCCGGGCACGCGAACGTGCTGGTGTTTCCCGACCTCGACGCCGGCAATATCGCCTACAAGCTGGTGCAGCGGCTGGGGAGGGCCGGAGCCATCGGTCCGATCGTGCAGGGGCTGCGACGACCCTGCAACGACCTGTCGCGCGGCGCCTCGGTCGAAGACATCGTCGACGTCGCCTGCATCACCGTACTGCAGGCTCTGGGAGGATCCGGCGTCGCGCCGTCTTGA
- the coaD gene encoding pantetheine-phosphate adenylyltransferase has protein sequence MSIHRPLVAVYPGSFDPITRGHEDIARRCLRLADEVVVAVAHTATQKKNVLFEVDERVELIGQVFADEPRIRCVSFQGLLVDFCRSRGAHLVIRGLRAVSDFEYEFQMAQMNQELSPDVETVFLTPDVHHSFISASLVREVARLGGDVSAFVSPVVLERLQGIYGVAS, from the coding sequence ATGAGCATCCACCGCCCTCTCGTCGCCGTGTATCCCGGGTCGTTCGACCCGATCACCCGAGGCCACGAAGACATCGCTCGGCGGTGCCTGCGCCTGGCCGACGAGGTGGTGGTGGCCGTCGCCCACACCGCCACGCAGAAGAAGAACGTGCTCTTCGAGGTGGACGAGCGGGTGGAGCTCATCGGACAGGTGTTCGCCGATGAGCCGCGCATCCGCTGCGTCTCGTTTCAGGGACTGCTGGTGGACTTCTGCCGGTCGCGCGGCGCGCACCTGGTGATCCGGGGACTCCGGGCCGTCTCCGACTTCGAGTACGAGTTCCAGATGGCGCAGATGAATCAGGAGTTGTCGCCCGACGTGGAGACGGTCTTCCTCACTCCCGACGTGCACCACTCCTTCATCTCGGCGTCGCTGGTGCGCGAGGTGGCCCGACTCGGGGGCGATGTGTCGGCGTTCGTATCGCCGGTGGTGCTCGAGCGACTCCAGGGCATCTACGGGGTCGCTTCGTGA
- the rsmD gene encoding 16S rRNA (guanine(966)-N(2))-methyltransferase RsmD, which produces MRIIAGEWRGRRITPPPGRAVRPTTDRVRESWMSAMGGRFDGLRVWDLCAGSGALGLECLSRGAEGCIFVEKAASVVRVIEANVAALGAGPRARIVRSDVIRWLDADPPPEPVDLVVADPPYASGLAATLLERFAATPFARQLWVEHRSGDIVPDLPGLRQRKYGDTTLSTLDARAPTA; this is translated from the coding sequence GTGAGAATCATCGCCGGAGAGTGGCGCGGGCGGCGGATCACCCCGCCTCCGGGGCGCGCCGTGCGCCCCACCACCGACCGGGTGCGCGAATCGTGGATGTCGGCCATGGGGGGGCGCTTCGACGGCCTGCGCGTGTGGGATCTGTGCGCCGGATCGGGTGCGCTGGGGCTCGAGTGCCTGAGTCGGGGCGCCGAGGGCTGCATCTTCGTCGAGAAGGCCGCTTCCGTCGTGCGGGTGATCGAGGCCAACGTGGCCGCGCTCGGGGCTGGACCCCGCGCTCGCATCGTCCGCTCCGACGTGATCCGCTGGCTCGATGCCGACCCGCCGCCCGAGCCGGTCGACCTGGTCGTGGCCGATCCCCCCTACGCCTCGGGGCTCGCCGCCACCCTCCTCGAGCGGTTCGCGGCCACCCCCTTTGCGCGACAACTCTGGGTAGAGCATCGTTCCGGCGACATCGTGCCCGACCTCCCCGGCCTTCGGCAACGGAAGTACGGCGACACGACGCTTTCCACTCTGGACGCACGAGCACCGACCGCATGA